The stretch of DNA CCAGTAAAATGGTTTTTAAAAAGTCAGATCTTTTCATAATTCATCAGGTGTGATTAACACATATTAATCAAATGTAAACATTCATTACAACTTTGATTTATATAAAAACAAAAGAGATCTATACGATTTAGATCCACCCCTTTTGTTATGCTGTACTTTTCTCGAAATAATTTTATCTATAGTTTGATGTATTCACCCATAATGAAGTAAGACGTTATTTGTTAAATATAAATTGAAAGTATATTTTGTAAATTTATTCCATGAATATCTCAAGAAATAATATAATACAAAGCAAACACAATAATCCCATTTTATTGGATTATGGCTATAAAACAACTCAACAACAAAAACCAGTGGTTGTTTTTGCACATGGATTTAAAGGGTTTAAAGATTGGGGGCATTTCAATAAAATGATGGAGTTTTTTATTGCAAACAATTTTGTGTTTGTAAAATTTAATTTTTCGCACAATGGTGGTACAATTGAACAACCGATAGATTTTCCTGATTTGGAAGCTTTTGGCAATAACAATTACACCAAAGAATTGGATGATTTAGAAATGGTAGTTAGCTGGGTTGAACAAAATAAACTTATACCCAAAGAAGAAATTAATGGTAATGAAATTTATTTGATAGGGCATAGTAGAGGAGGAGGGGTTAGTATAATTCATGCTTTTGAAGACAAGCGGATAAAAAAGTTGGTGACTTGGGCAGCGGTATCAGATTTTTTGTTGCGTTTACCCCAAGATTTAACAAAGTGGAAAACCGACGGAGTATTGTATGTAGAAAATGGTCGTACTCACCAACAAATGCCCATGTATTACCAATTTGTTGAAGATAATTTAAAAAACAAGGAGCGACTTAATATTTGTAAAGCTGCCGAGAAATTAACTGTGCCACATTTAATTGTACACGGAACAAACGATGAAGCGGTTCATGTTTCTGAAGCAAAAAATTTAAAATTATGGAATGCAACCTCCGAATTGTTTTTAGTGGAAGGAGGTAATCATACCTTTGGAGCAAAACATCCTTTTGAAGACGACCATTTTCCTGTTGATGTTCAGTTAGTTTTAGAAAAAACTGTTGCGTTTTTAAAATGAAACTATTTTGCATTAAACTCGTGTAACCAAATCTGATACATTCGTAAGTATTCCAGTATAGCTAAGGCCTCTTCTTTATCTTCAATGGTTAAATTACAAGAGGTTTGATGTTGCAGCTGTGTTTTAATTGCAAACGAATCTTTAATAAGCATTTCGTCTTTGTTTAACATAAAATTTAATACCCATTCGGGTTTTCTAGTCCATAAAATATCACTAATATCAGGGCCAGTATTTTTATACTCCATAGTGTGACATTTACTACATTTTAGGTCGAAAATAGCTTTGCCATGTTTCATTAAAGAATCATTAATTGGATTTAGCTCTAATTTTTCAATTGGTCCTATACCGTTGGGGTGAAATGAAGCAATTGGCGTAGTGGGCGAGTTACAAGAAAATCCGACAAAAAGAATAATAAAAGTAACAATAGAGATAGATTTCATTTTATAAGCGTTGAATTTCAAAAGTAGGATAGCCTTTTTGTCCTAAATTGTTATAAAAATCGATAAAACGTAATTTGTAAAATAATCCTTGGGTGGTTTTAACTATAAAGCTTTTGTTTACGTCAATCGTAAATGAATTGTCGGAGCTGTTTCTAATTTTCCAGTCATAACCAATTTCATCCCAATAGTTAGTAAAAGTGTAGTTCGAGGTATCTTTTAGTGTAATGTTGAAAAAGTTATTGTTGTTATCTTCGGCAACCATAACGCCGTTATATTTATTGGTAAGCGTTTGCGTTAAAACAAATGGTAAAGTGAGGTTGTCAAATTTATGATGATGATTGGTAAACAATAAGTCCCACGA from Flavobacteriales bacterium encodes:
- a CDS encoding prolyl oligopeptidase family serine peptidase yields the protein MNISRNNIIQSKHNNPILLDYGYKTTQQQKPVVVFAHGFKGFKDWGHFNKMMEFFIANNFVFVKFNFSHNGGTIEQPIDFPDLEAFGNNNYTKELDDLEMVVSWVEQNKLIPKEEINGNEIYLIGHSRGGGVSIIHAFEDKRIKKLVTWAAVSDFLLRLPQDLTKWKTDGVLYVENGRTHQQMPMYYQFVEDNLKNKERLNICKAAEKLTVPHLIVHGTNDEAVHVSEAKNLKLWNATSELFLVEGGNHTFGAKHPFEDDHFPVDVQLVLEKTVAFLK
- a CDS encoding c-type cytochrome; amino-acid sequence: MKSISIVTFIILFVGFSCNSPTTPIASFHPNGIGPIEKLELNPINDSLMKHGKAIFDLKCSKCHTMEYKNTGPDISDILWTRKPEWVLNFMLNKDEMLIKDSFAIKTQLQHQTSCNLTIEDKEEALAILEYLRMYQIWLHEFNAK